The genomic stretch ATCGGGTTTTCAAGTTCACACTCTCTCGCGTCAATCCAGTCTGTCAACACATAGATTTCATCACCCAACATAACATAAGGCAAGTCTTCCTTGCTTAAGTTAAACCTGTCAATGTCTATAAACCCTCTTGAAACAAGGTGTTCTTTGCCCCCGTGAATAAACAAAAGTGTTTCTATCGAATAATCTACTCTTTTAAAACACTTAAGACCTCTGTCTGTTGAAAGAACCAAAATGTCACGGATAGGCATAAAATAAAAAACCTCTATATCAAAAAATTGAGTTATCTCCTCTCTCAGAGCAATCATAACAAAAACACCTCCCACTAAAAACTATATGATCACACAGCTTTTTTAATGCAGGGAGGCTAAAATTTTATCTTTATATTGTTCTTTTTCACATAAACTTGTAAATTTTTCTTCAAATTCTTCAGACGCCCAGTCCAAATCTCTAAACCTGATGATTTTCTTGAGAAGAGAGAAATACTCATATGGCAGAAGTATCATAGCCAATACTAAACATTTTTTGTAATTATCATATGAGGTAACATAAAATTTATTTATACATTCTTCAAAATCAAAATTTTTATCTATTTTAATCAGGCTTTTCACAAACGTGGCTATGTCCTTTTCACGGACATTTAGCTCTAAGTCAAACATATTTGCAAGTCTTAATTTACTGTAACATTTGTATATGTTGTAAATAGTTAGTTTGCCATGTATGAATCTATTTTCTTGCATGCTGCGCGATATTACCTCAAGATACCTGTCATCTTCTAAAATTTCTAACGCTTTTTTTACATATTCGATGTTTGAGTCAATTGTCCTCAAAATTATGTTTCTCAGCTTTTCATTTTTTATGAGCTGAGGTTTTTCTTTCAGCTTAACGAACATCGAATACATATTCCGTGCAGTAATCCTATCTTTTCCATATTGAACATTGTATCTTGCACCTACAGCCGATTTTAAGTTGGTAGACGCTGCATGAAAAGAATTTATAAATTCAATACAGCTGATCACCTGTTTTTCAGAAAGTTCAACCGGTTCTTTTTTAAAATGTTCTATCAGCACATATGTCATCTTGTCAATTCTCAGATAAGGACAACCATCCTTTGTGGGAATAATCTTCTCAAAATTAACAAATTTGTTGTCTTTTAAATGCTGATGACAGTGAAATATAAAGACAATTTCTGCTGGCGACATTTTAGTCTTTTTCAAAAGGTATTCTTCTTTGCCTGTTTTTAATAAATATCCATCTTTGAACTTCTTGAGCTCTTTTATGTCAAAGCCATAGTAAAGCTTAAATTTTTGTTTCAACACCATTTAAAAATCCCTCCCGCAAATTCCTTAATTATCATCTCCTTTCCTGCTTGTATTCTTTCTGATCCTTTAAGTCTTTTGAGAAAATACTCTTCCGCCCACGGCTGTTTTTCGAAATAGTACTGAAATCCAACTTGCCAAATCTCTTGTGGGAAATACATCAAAATCCAAAATGTTTGCAACCAGAATTTATTTAAGATATTTTTATCCTGTAGCAATTTTAAATAAATTCTAAACATATTTCTGTCCCAATCATTTGTTTTCAAAACCCTCACACCAAGGTTTACAAAGTCATGTACACTATAATCTACCATCGCATAATCGAAGTCGATAAGGTATACACCTTTTTCAGAAAATATAAAATTGTGATGAGCAGGATCATGATGAATTAATACCTTCTGATTCTCTTCTTTGAAGTAGTCTTCAACTTTTTTCATCATATGCATGCTCTCCACAAACCTATCTTCAAATCTGCTTAGAACATTCAAGAATATTTCATCAAAATAGCTAAGATTATCTTTTTGATGTATAATATTCTTCATTTGGATAACTTGTGAATACTTTCTACAAAACACTTCTTGATAAGATGGATAAAAACTATCTTTTATTTCCTCAGCAAAAGAAAGTGAGGCTAAATGAAGGTGATGCAAGATTGAAACTACTCTTCTCAAGTCATAAACATTTCTGAAATCTGCACTTCTGCCATCTATCCACTTACATAGAAGATAAACCTTTTTGTGATTATCTAAAAAATAAAAGCCACCGTCAATGGTCTTTTGAAAATCAATCAGGTGGCTTTTAAAACTTGTATTTTTCAGGTGTGAAAAAATCTTGATAATAAAATCAACATGTTCTTTGTCAACTCTACTGACCTTCAAAAAAAATTCTTTACCATCCTTTGTCTTTACAAAATAGGCATTGGATTTTATTTGTTTTATTTCATCTATCTTTATATAATAATTCTCTTCAACTAACTTAAGTTCAGGTGTTCCCATGAAAATATACATTTTTCATTGCTCAATTTCATTATATGGCAAGTCTGCAGTGAGTGTTAATCAAAAAGAATAGTAAACTTCTCTGCAAACTTGAATGGATGGTAAGACATCTTTGCCTTTCTTATTCCCTCCTTACCCAAATCTTCTTCACGGTTTACAAATTCATAATTCTGCCAAAACTCTGCTAAGAATTTTTGGTTAATAAAAGCATAAAGCCCTTCAACATCCGGGTCTGCCTTTTCTATATGTATGACCACTGTATTTTTATTTAAAGGTTCTCCAAACGTGAAGGCTTTTATTCTGCCATCAATAAAAATTACCATACCTTCATAAGAAAGTTTTTCAAAATTTCTTATAGCCCTTTCTATAGCCATTTTTTCAAATGTAAGCCCTATATCCTCCTTCCCATTTCTCTTTTCGTACCATTCACATTCAAAGTCCCAGCAAAGCTTTACAATTTCTTCATCTATTTTTTTCCACTCA from Caldicellulosiruptor kronotskyensis 2002 encodes the following:
- a CDS encoding protein kinase family protein, producing the protein MVLKQKFKLYYGFDIKELKKFKDGYLLKTGKEEYLLKKTKMSPAEIVFIFHCHQHLKDNKFVNFEKIIPTKDGCPYLRIDKMTYVLIEHFKKEPVELSEKQVISCIEFINSFHAASTNLKSAVGARYNVQYGKDRITARNMYSMFVKLKEKPQLIKNEKLRNIILRTIDSNIEYVKKALEILEDDRYLEVISRSMQENRFIHGKLTIYNIYKCYSKLRLANMFDLELNVREKDIATFVKSLIKIDKNFDFEECINKFYVTSYDNYKKCLVLAMILLPYEYFSLLKKIIRFRDLDWASEEFEEKFTSLCEKEQYKDKILASLH
- a CDS encoding CotS family spore coat protein, whose product is MGTPELKLVEENYYIKIDEIKQIKSNAYFVKTKDGKEFFLKVSRVDKEHVDFIIKIFSHLKNTSFKSHLIDFQKTIDGGFYFLDNHKKVYLLCKWIDGRSADFRNVYDLRRVVSILHHLHLASLSFAEEIKDSFYPSYQEVFCRKYSQVIQMKNIIHQKDNLSYFDEIFLNVLSRFEDRFVESMHMMKKVEDYFKEENQKVLIHHDPAHHNFIFSEKGVYLIDFDYAMVDYSVHDFVNLGVRVLKTNDWDRNMFRIYLKLLQDKNILNKFWLQTFWILMYFPQEIWQVGFQYYFEKQPWAEEYFLKRLKGSERIQAGKEMIIKEFAGGIFKWC